The genomic region GCGTGACGCCCGAGCGGGCGCTGCCGCCGACGAAGCCGTAGAGCAACGCGCCGCCGATGATGCCGAGGTTGTAGAGCATCGGCGCCATGCCGCTGAGGAAGAAGCGCCGCCGTGCGTTCAAAATGCCCGAAACCATGCCGCTCATCGCGAAGATGATCGGCGCGGCCAACATCAGCCGCGTGAGCTTGACGGCCAGCGCCCGCATCTCCGGCCCGCGGCCCACGCTGTCGCCCAGCCCCGGCGCCGTGAGCGGCACCAGCTTCGGCGCCAGCACGAAGGCGACGACGGCGAGCAAGGCCGTGACCAGCGTGACCAGGTTCAGCGCCGCGCTGGCCAGCCGCCAGGATGCCTCCTCGTCGCGGCGGCTGCGCACGCGGGCAAACGTGGGAATGAAGGCCGAGGCCAGCGTGGCGCCGGCGATCACCTGGAAGAGCAGGTCGGGGATGCGGTTGCCGATGTAGTAGGCGTCCAGCTCGGGTGGCGTGCCGAAGGCGTGGGCGATCGCCGTGGTGCGCAGGGCGCCGAGCACGCGGCTGCCGAAATACGTGGCCGCCACGATCGCCGAGGCGAGCGTGAGCGCCCGCGCATGGCCGCCGGCGGACGGCGCTGCCGGTGGCTCGGCGGGCCACGCCGCCTGATCGGCGCTATCGGCGTCATCAGTGGAAGGCGGTGCGGCCATCGGCTCCTGCTGCTGTGCTGCCCTCGCACGCGGCTGTGGCCGGCGCCGGCGGCCGCGCTCCGCAGCCATGGTACCGAGAACGATGTTCTGGCGCCCGCCGTGTCTGTCGGCAGCTTCATCACCCGGGGTGAAATCGTCGACAGCGCCGGCCGGGCGGACCTGGTATACCCGCTTCAGGAGCACACGATCGCACGATCTAAAGAAGGTGAATGTTGAGCGAACGAGCCAGGACGCGAAACAAGGCCGGCGCCTTCGTACAACAGCCGCCCAGCGCCGCGGAGGCGGAGGTGCAGGGCTATCTGCTGCCGCCGTTCGGCCTCACTGTGGCGCCACAGCTGCCGGCGGGCGGTGTCGCGGATAAGACCTCCAGGCCTCATCTGAGCGACATCCCGATCGTGAAATACGTGGATAAGGCGAGTCCGAAACTGTTTTAGTGCGGCAGGTCGATGAACTCGGTCGGCATCTCGTGCTCGAGCGCCGGCGTGTTGGGCTGGCGCAGCGCGTCGAGCTGGGCCAGGCGGGCGAGGCCGCGGCGTGTGTCGCTGGCGACTTTGGCGCGGTCGCACTGGCGCAGGCGGTACTTGAACAGCCAGTAGGTGAACTCGCGCTGCTCGCCGAAGCTCGTGCGCTCGCCGTGCGGCAGGCCGCGCTGTTCGCGGAAGAGCGCCAGCAGCCACTCGCGCGGCTTCTGATAGATGCGCTGGAAGGCCGTCTCGTCCGTGCGGGCGTCGAAGCCCCAGGCGCGGCAGCGCACCTCTTTCTGCACGTCCTCGTCCACCGCGAGCTGCAGCGCCTCTTCCACCGTGATGCCGTAGTGATGGTTGAGATGGGCGCGGTACTTGACCGGGCCGAGGCCGCGCTTCAGCGTCTCCGTATCCAGGCGCACGGGCGCGCGGCCGTGGAAGATCAGATCCTCGCGCTCCACGGCGGGCACGAGGTCCGTCACCGCATCAAGCAGCCGCTCGGCGAGCAGCAGCCAGTCGAACGCCTCGCCGCCGATCAGGTAGACGTAGTGCCGCTCGCCCACCGTTTCCACGGGCACACGCCAGCGCTGCACCGCGCGCAGCAGCGCCGTGAACCACGCTTCGCCCGCCAGCAGCGCGGCGCGCAAACCGGCAATGACCTCACCCGGGGCGCGGGTGAGGTCGTCGTAGACCAGTTGGGTAGTTTCTGACGCCATACCTGGTGAGCTTAGCCCCGGCGGGGAGACATGGCAAGGAAAGCAGCGACGCGAGCGCGTCCGCACGAGCCTGAGCGAGTCCGCGCGGCGTAGCCTGCGCCCACTGCGGCACGCTGGCCGCCCCTGCACACGGTTGCGATCCGCTGCAGGCTCTGCGACAATCGATCTGTCCGCAGCGGTGGTCTCACCCCCTGGCGCGTCGGCCCTCACCCCTGCCCGTCGGCCCTCACCCCCTGCCCCTCTCCCAATCCTGGGGGAGGGGAGTTCTTGCTACGCCCTACACCCTACGCCCTCGATGCCCTGTTCCCTCCGTCACCACCAGATCACGTCGTCCATCGTGTCGTCGTCGTGCTGCTCGGGCGGCGGCGCGTTCCAGATGCTGGTGCCCAGGTACTTCCAGCCGGCGTCGGCGAAGAGGCAGACGATGTTGCCGTACTCGATGCGGCTGGCGAACTTCAGCGCCGCGTGCAGCACCGCCCCCGCCGAGACGCCGGCGAAGATCCCCTCGCGGTGGATCAGCGCGTAGGCATGGCTGAAGGCGTGGCGGCTGCGCACCAGCACGCGGCCGTCCAGCATCGCCAGGTCGAGGATCGGCGGGATGTAGCCGTCACGCAGGCTTTTCAAGCCCTGCACGAAGTTGCCCGGGTGTGGCTCGACTGCCACGACTTTGGTGTGCGGGTTCGCCTCTTTCAGCCGGCGGCCGGTGCCCATGATCGTGCCGCCCGTGCCCAGGCCGGCGACGAAGATATCGACGCCCGGCAGGTCGGCCAGGATCTCGGCGCCGGTGCCCTCGTAGTGGGCGCGGCTGTTCTCCTCGTTGGCGAACTGGTCGAGAATGAACCAGCCGCGCTCGCGCGCAAGCTCGCGTGCCAGCTCCATCGCCCGCTTGATCCCGGCTTCGGCGGGCACCCAGATGATCTCCGCGCCGTAGACGCGCAGCAGGTCGCCGATCTCGGGGAAGACGTTCTCCGGCACCACGACCTTGACGGTGTAGCCGAGCTGACGGCCGATCATCGCCAGGGCGATGCCGGTGTTGCCCGTCGTCGCCTCGACGATCGTGGCGCCCTGGGTGAGCTTGCCCTCGCGCCGCGCCACCAGCAGCATGCGCCGCACGATGCGGTCTTTGACGCTGCCCGTCGGGTTTTGCCCTTCGAGCTTGGCGAACAGGCGCACGCCGGGCTTGAGGTCAAGATGGCGCAATTCGACCAGCGGCGTCTCGCCGATGTGTTCCAGCACGTCCGCGCAGGTCAGGTGCGCCACGGCGCCGCTCGCTTTCGCCCGCCGCCCTCGGCACGGCGGCTCAGCCCAAAAACTCGGCCACCAGCCGGTTGAACTCGGCGGCCTGCTCGAAGGGCGGCATGTGGCCGCAGCGTTCGAAGACGTGCAGCCGCGCCCCGGCCACGCGCTTCACGGCGCGGTGGGCATGGCGCACGGGAATCGTGCGGTCGTTCTTGCCCCAGACGATCAGCACGGGCAGCGCCAGCTTCGAGGCGATACGCAGATGCCGCCGCCAGCGCCGCACGCCCAGCAGCGTGATGTTGCTGCGCAGGCTGCGCAAAAAGGCGCGGCGGTTGCCCGGCTGGCGCCAGACTTGATACACGGCGTCCACCAGCTCGGGCGTGATCGCCGCCGGGTCGTAGACCTGCCGTTCGAGGGCGCCGCGCACTTGCTCGGGCGTGGGCGTCTCCACGAAGCGATCGACCAAAGGCAGCGTGAGCATACGCAGCGGCCAGC from Dehalococcoidia bacterium harbors:
- a CDS encoding alpha/beta fold hydrolase; the encoded protein is MSGIEEHYRSVAGYRTHFVVAGEGPPLVLVHGVGGSLISYQRNIAELAAAARVYALDLPGHGLSPAPDAAYRVEEGGAFVRAFVEEVCGEPANLVGLSAGGLMCALAAAEQPQLARRLVLVSSAGFGRNVSWPLRMLTLPLVDRFVETPTPEQVRGALERQVYDPAAITPELVDAVYQVWRQPGNRRAFLRSLRSNITLLGVRRWRRHLRIASKLALPVLIVWGKNDRTIPVRHAHRAVKRVAGARLHVFERCGHMPPFEQAAEFNRLVAEFLG
- a CDS encoding cysteine synthase family protein, with amino-acid sequence MAHLTCADVLEHIGETPLVELRHLDLKPGVRLFAKLEGQNPTGSVKDRIVRRMLLVARREGKLTQGATIVEATTGNTGIALAMIGRQLGYTVKVVVPENVFPEIGDLLRVYGAEIIWVPAEAGIKRAMELARELARERGWFILDQFANEENSRAHYEGTGAEILADLPGVDIFVAGLGTGGTIMGTGRRLKEANPHTKVVAVEPHPGNFVQGLKSLRDGYIPPILDLAMLDGRVLVRSRHAFSHAYALIHREGIFAGVSAGAVLHAALKFASRIEYGNIVCLFADAGWKYLGTSIWNAPPPEQHDDDTMDDVIWW